One genomic window of Paramormyrops kingsleyae isolate MSU_618 chromosome 20, PKINGS_0.4, whole genome shotgun sequence includes the following:
- the lcor gene encoding ligand-dependent corepressor isoform X5: MASLCKRQQCTIERRGFRQELDSWRHKLIHCVGFESILEGLFGPGLIKDLTLFQDCEPEGVSDWSFDENCLFCCLRREKVKEHLVSLNSQLLLSGDICKQEQSKINRLEKQAEEFLNAVFYRKDIPSFSDPHIPLVAREIMQRMIRQFAAEYTSKTSSSQDTPQPNGTKDQSLPKAPSPAAPAAPPASAAAASAQNPVLSKLLMADQDSPLDLTIKKPDPETLDQDGVLDLSTKRGHNTGGVSVKNSHGCSTAPVVKGRPMRADHNFQDGDEDGPPPRSFQDGTRENYSNCGSLKPPLARSLLIKEGILAHKQRLLQPSISLGQPEVAGLPNHGQHPLLPRDGSSWVKPHLDGLLKLKANSALSDLKDLPLFLENSSTPPKGSAAPKMHETKKEQGHSPPVDLKIPQVRGMDLSWDSHASDLYGYGSLVVAPHPENALSKKLRAILPKQHRRGALGGILDGSSDFWGSDVEQSTSGQQYPTSDAEGDPSSKQPRKKRGRYRQYNSEILEEAISVVMNGKMSVSKAQNIYGIPHSTLEYKVKERLGTLKNPPKKKMKLMRMEGQDSAAEADPAPKEEEPQGASETKDE; the protein is encoded by the exons GGTTTGAAAGCATCTTGGAGGGACTCTTTGGGCCAGGACTCATAAAAGATCTTACCCTTTTTCAAG ATTGCGAGCCCGAAGGTGTGTCAGACTGGTCGTTTGATGAAAATTGTCTTTTCTGCTGCTTGAGACGAGAGAAGGTGAAG GAGCACCTAGTCAGCCTAAACAGCCAACTTTTACTGTCTGGAGACATCTGCAAGCAGGAACAGTCCAAAATTAACAGGCTCGAGAAGCAAGCGGAAGAGTTCCTCAATGCTGTCTTTTACAGAAAAG ACATCCCAAGCTTCTCGGACCCCCACATTCCTCTAGTGGCTCGCGAGATAATGCAGCGAATGATCCGGCAGTTCGCTGCTGAATATACCTCAAAAACCAGCTCTTCTCAGGACACTCCCCAGCCCAACGGCACCAAGGACCAAAGCCTGCCGAAAGCGCCCTCGCCCGCCGCGCCCGCCGCGCCCCCCGCTTCTGCCGCCGCTGCCTCTGCACAGAACCCCGTCCTTAGCAAGCTTCTCATGGCCGACCAGGACTCCCCACTGGACCTCACCATCAAGAAGCCAGACCCCGAAACCCTGGATCAAG atGGAGTGCTTGATCTTTCCACCAAAAGAGGTCACAACACCGGGGGCGTCTCCGTCAAAAACTCTCATGGCTGCTCCACAGCGCCAGTAGTGAAAGG GCGTCCCATGAGAGCAGACCACAACTTTCAAGATGGAGACGAGGACGGGCCGCCTCCGAGAAGCTTTcaggacgggacgagggagaatTACAGCAACTGCGGCTCGCTGAAGCCCCCGCTAGCTCGCTCGCTGTTGATCAAAGAGGGGATTCTGGCCCATAAGCAGCGCCTTCTCCAGCCTAGCATCTCCCTTGGTCAGCCGGAGGTGGCGGGGCTACCTAACCACGGGCAGCACCCCCTGCTCCCCAGGGACGGCTCCTCCTGGGTCAAACCGCACCTCGACGGCCTCCTCAAGCTAAAGGCCAACAGTGCCCTCAGCGACCTGAAGGACTTGCCGCTTTTTCTGGAGAACTCGAGCACCCCGCCGAAAGGCTCGGCTGCTCCAAAGATGCACGAGACTAAGAAGGAGCAGGGGCACTCCCCCCCGGTGGACCTAAAGATACCGCAGGTGCGGGGCATGGACTTGTCCTGGGACTCCCACGCATCTGATCTATACGGCTATGGCTCCCTGGTGGTGGCTCCGCACCCCGAGAACGCGCTGAGCAAAAAGCTAAGGGCCATCCTACCCAAGCAGCATCGCCGCGGGGCCCTGGGTGGCATCCTCGATGGGTCGTCAGACTTCTGGGGTTCTGACGTGGAGCAGTCAACATCCGGGCAGCAGTACCCGACCTCGGACGCCGAAGGGGACCCCAGTTCGAAGCAGCCGCGGAAGAAGCGGGGCCGCTACCGCCAGTACAACAGCGAGATCCTGGAGGAGGCCATTTCCGTGGTGATGAACGGGAAGATGAGCGTGTCAAAGGCGCAGAACATCTACGGCATCCCCCACAGCACGCTGGAGTACAAGGTGAAAGAGCGCCTGGGCACGCTGAAGAACCCTCCAAAGAAGAAGATGAAACTGATGCGGATGGAAGGGCAGGATTCTGCGGCAGAGGCTGACCCCGCCCCAAAGGAGGAGGAGCCACAGGGGGCTTCTGAGACGAAGGATGagtaa
- the lcor gene encoding ligand-dependent corepressor isoform X4 gives MASLCKRQQCTIERRGFRQELDSWRHKLIHCVGFESILEGLFGPGLIKDLTLFQDCEPEGVSDWSFDENCLFCCLRREKVKEHLVSLNSQLLLSGDICKQEQSKINRLEKQAEEFLNAVFYRKADIPSFSDPHIPLVAREIMQRMIRQFAAEYTSKTSSSQDTPQPNGTKDQSLPKAPSPAAPAAPPASAAAASAQNPVLSKLLMADQDSPLDLTIKKPDPETLDQDGVLDLSTKRGHNTGGVSVKNSHGCSTAPVVKGRPMRADHNFQDGDEDGPPPRSFQDGTRENYSNCGSLKPPLARSLLIKEGILAHKQRLLQPSISLGQPEVAGLPNHGQHPLLPRDGSSWVKPHLDGLLKLKANSALSDLKDLPLFLENSSTPPKGSAAPKMHETKKEQGHSPPVDLKIPQVRGMDLSWDSHASDLYGYGSLVVAPHPENALSKKLRAILPKQHRRGALGGILDGSSDFWGSDVEQSTSGQQYPTSDAEGDPSSKQPRKKRGRYRQYNSEILEEAISVVMNGKMSVSKAQNIYGIPHSTLEYKVKERLGTLKNPPKKKMKLMRMEGQDSAAEADPAPKEEEPQGASETKDE, from the exons GGTTTGAAAGCATCTTGGAGGGACTCTTTGGGCCAGGACTCATAAAAGATCTTACCCTTTTTCAAG ATTGCGAGCCCGAAGGTGTGTCAGACTGGTCGTTTGATGAAAATTGTCTTTTCTGCTGCTTGAGACGAGAGAAGGTGAAG GAGCACCTAGTCAGCCTAAACAGCCAACTTTTACTGTCTGGAGACATCTGCAAGCAGGAACAGTCCAAAATTAACAGGCTCGAGAAGCAAGCGGAAGAGTTCCTCAATGCTGTCTTTTACAGAAAAG CAGACATCCCAAGCTTCTCGGACCCCCACATTCCTCTAGTGGCTCGCGAGATAATGCAGCGAATGATCCGGCAGTTCGCTGCTGAATATACCTCAAAAACCAGCTCTTCTCAGGACACTCCCCAGCCCAACGGCACCAAGGACCAAAGCCTGCCGAAAGCGCCCTCGCCCGCCGCGCCCGCCGCGCCCCCCGCTTCTGCCGCCGCTGCCTCTGCACAGAACCCCGTCCTTAGCAAGCTTCTCATGGCCGACCAGGACTCCCCACTGGACCTCACCATCAAGAAGCCAGACCCCGAAACCCTGGATCAAG atGGAGTGCTTGATCTTTCCACCAAAAGAGGTCACAACACCGGGGGCGTCTCCGTCAAAAACTCTCATGGCTGCTCCACAGCGCCAGTAGTGAAAGG GCGTCCCATGAGAGCAGACCACAACTTTCAAGATGGAGACGAGGACGGGCCGCCTCCGAGAAGCTTTcaggacgggacgagggagaatTACAGCAACTGCGGCTCGCTGAAGCCCCCGCTAGCTCGCTCGCTGTTGATCAAAGAGGGGATTCTGGCCCATAAGCAGCGCCTTCTCCAGCCTAGCATCTCCCTTGGTCAGCCGGAGGTGGCGGGGCTACCTAACCACGGGCAGCACCCCCTGCTCCCCAGGGACGGCTCCTCCTGGGTCAAACCGCACCTCGACGGCCTCCTCAAGCTAAAGGCCAACAGTGCCCTCAGCGACCTGAAGGACTTGCCGCTTTTTCTGGAGAACTCGAGCACCCCGCCGAAAGGCTCGGCTGCTCCAAAGATGCACGAGACTAAGAAGGAGCAGGGGCACTCCCCCCCGGTGGACCTAAAGATACCGCAGGTGCGGGGCATGGACTTGTCCTGGGACTCCCACGCATCTGATCTATACGGCTATGGCTCCCTGGTGGTGGCTCCGCACCCCGAGAACGCGCTGAGCAAAAAGCTAAGGGCCATCCTACCCAAGCAGCATCGCCGCGGGGCCCTGGGTGGCATCCTCGATGGGTCGTCAGACTTCTGGGGTTCTGACGTGGAGCAGTCAACATCCGGGCAGCAGTACCCGACCTCGGACGCCGAAGGGGACCCCAGTTCGAAGCAGCCGCGGAAGAAGCGGGGCCGCTACCGCCAGTACAACAGCGAGATCCTGGAGGAGGCCATTTCCGTGGTGATGAACGGGAAGATGAGCGTGTCAAAGGCGCAGAACATCTACGGCATCCCCCACAGCACGCTGGAGTACAAGGTGAAAGAGCGCCTGGGCACGCTGAAGAACCCTCCAAAGAAGAAGATGAAACTGATGCGGATGGAAGGGCAGGATTCTGCGGCAGAGGCTGACCCCGCCCCAAAGGAGGAGGAGCCACAGGGGGCTTCTGAGACGAAGGATGagtaa